From the genome of Devriesea agamarum, one region includes:
- a CDS encoding glutamate-5-semialdehyde dehydrogenase: protein MSTTTGSDHPVLTVCRAARTAQQSFGSLPRSLKDDALHAIADRLLAEADTVLAANQDDLARADAEGISPGLRDRLHLTPARIEDMAAQLRATAALADPVGEVRCGSTLANGLQLQQVRVPLGVVGMIYEARPNVTIDAAGLALKSGNAVVLRGGSAAAASNTALVSIVRSALVERGLSADLVAGIDAYGREGVDVLLRARGLVDVVIPRGGAGLIKRVVEHATVPTIETGTGNCHIVVDRSADLNAAVNIVENAKTQKVGACNAVETVLVVAEVAGQFLPTMARRLAPHGVTLHVCPRALALLGEMRIADKVEGKSASANKDDSGPATDPEIHVVPAGELDWETEYLSLDLAVRVVDNLDEAISHVRTYSTGHTEAIITGELASQQQFIRGVDAAVVMTNASTRFSDGGEFGFGAEIGISTQKLHARGPMGLPELTTGTWHLVGTGHIRP, encoded by the coding sequence ATGAGCACGACCACCGGTTCAGATCACCCTGTCCTTACTGTGTGCCGCGCCGCGCGCACGGCTCAGCAGAGTTTTGGTTCTCTGCCTCGCAGCCTCAAGGACGATGCCTTGCATGCGATTGCTGATCGGCTTCTCGCTGAGGCTGACACCGTTCTCGCAGCGAACCAGGATGATCTCGCCCGAGCCGATGCAGAGGGCATCTCCCCGGGCCTGCGCGACCGGCTTCACCTGACCCCAGCGCGGATCGAGGATATGGCCGCCCAGCTTCGTGCGACCGCTGCGTTGGCCGATCCGGTGGGCGAGGTTCGATGCGGGTCAACGCTCGCCAATGGTTTGCAGCTCCAACAGGTGCGGGTGCCGCTCGGCGTTGTGGGCATGATCTATGAAGCGCGCCCGAACGTGACCATCGATGCGGCAGGACTCGCGTTGAAATCGGGCAACGCTGTGGTGTTGCGCGGGGGATCAGCGGCGGCCGCATCTAACACGGCGCTGGTGAGCATCGTGCGTTCCGCTCTGGTTGAACGCGGTCTTTCTGCTGATCTCGTGGCCGGAATCGACGCCTACGGACGCGAAGGTGTCGATGTGCTGCTGCGGGCACGGGGCCTGGTCGATGTGGTGATTCCGCGTGGGGGAGCGGGCCTGATCAAGCGGGTGGTTGAACACGCCACCGTACCCACCATTGAGACCGGCACCGGGAACTGCCACATTGTTGTCGATCGCAGCGCTGATCTGAACGCAGCGGTCAATATCGTCGAGAACGCTAAAACCCAGAAAGTTGGTGCATGTAACGCGGTGGAAACCGTGCTCGTGGTGGCGGAGGTCGCAGGGCAGTTTCTTCCGACGATGGCGCGGCGTCTGGCTCCGCACGGCGTCACCCTCCATGTGTGCCCGCGGGCGTTAGCACTTCTGGGCGAGATGCGGATCGCAGATAAAGTCGAGGGCAAATCCGCTTCCGCAAATAAAGACGATAGCGGCCCTGCAACCGACCCGGAGATTCACGTGGTGCCCGCCGGTGAATTAGACTGGGAGACGGAATATCTTTCGCTCGACCTCGCCGTTCGCGTGGTGGATAACCTCGATGAGGCGATTTCTCATGTGCGCACCTATTCAACCGGGCACACCGAAGCGATTATCACCGGAGAACTAGCCTCGCAGCAGCAATTCATTCGGGGGGTCGATGCGGCTGTTGTGATGACCAATGCTTCCACCCGGTTTTCCGACGGCGGAGAATTTGGCTTCGGAGCTGAAATCGGTATCTCTACCCAGAAGTTGCACGCGCGCGGTCCGATGGGACTACCAGAACTCACC
- a CDS encoding ribokinase, whose protein sequence is MPMTSAGPPSLDPEIIVVGSVNADLMLRIDRHPQPGETLLGSGATYTPGGKGANQALAAARALSNGIGNDTHPRVALLGAVGDDQNANIALRLLRGAGVDLSMVAEVAKPTGLAVVTVDNEGESSIVVVPGANATVGSAAVRRWSERVRAATVVVAQGEIPRDGIETAAQIAMGRLVLNPAPVLDLDPEVLRRADPLVVNQHEARGVLAQLTGVPTPTQSTDREVADQLVATGVRSVVLTRGAGGALVFNAQAPGCATIPAAQVTAVDTTGAGDAFIGALAASLATGQDLVSASRTASRVAGYSVQYPGAQDSYPEPGSKLPSLPH, encoded by the coding sequence ATGCCCATGACATCTGCCGGGCCACCGAGCTTAGACCCAGAAATTATCGTGGTCGGGTCTGTGAATGCAGATTTGATGCTGCGGATTGACCGCCACCCTCAGCCAGGTGAAACTCTGTTGGGCAGCGGTGCGACGTATACTCCCGGCGGGAAAGGTGCGAACCAGGCCCTCGCGGCTGCCCGGGCGCTGTCCAACGGCATTGGGAACGACACACATCCGCGGGTCGCGTTGCTGGGCGCTGTCGGCGATGACCAAAACGCCAATATCGCCCTTCGTCTGCTTCGGGGCGCAGGGGTTGATCTCAGCATGGTTGCTGAGGTGGCCAAGCCGACCGGCTTAGCGGTGGTCACGGTCGATAACGAGGGTGAAAGCTCAATCGTTGTGGTGCCAGGTGCAAACGCCACCGTCGGCAGCGCGGCTGTGCGTCGATGGTCTGAGCGCGTGCGAGCCGCGACGGTGGTTGTGGCGCAGGGGGAAATTCCTCGCGATGGCATTGAAACAGCTGCGCAGATCGCCATGGGCAGGCTAGTGCTCAATCCAGCGCCGGTGCTCGATCTCGACCCGGAGGTGCTGCGGCGCGCAGATCCGCTCGTGGTCAACCAGCATGAAGCCCGCGGAGTTCTTGCGCAGCTCACCGGCGTACCGACCCCAACCCAGAGCACTGATCGGGAGGTGGCGGACCAGCTCGTGGCCACCGGAGTGCGATCTGTGGTGCTGACCCGGGGAGCTGGTGGCGCCCTAGTCTTTAACGCTCAGGCACCGGGGTGCGCAACAATTCCCGCGGCCCAAGTTACTGCTGTTGACACCACCGGCGCAGGCGATGCCTTTATCGGCGCTCTGGCGGCTTCACTCGCCACCGGCCAAGACCTAGTGTCCGCGTCCCGTACGGCATCGCGGGTGGCCGGCTATTCGGTGCAGTACCCGGGTGCTCAGGACAGTTATCCAGAGCCTGGGAGCAAGCTTCCGTCCTTGCCCCACTAA
- the proB gene encoding glutamate 5-kinase — MTPPARVPAKLTTREGIADAQRIVIKVGSSSLTTADGHLDRARINDLVDVIARTHRDGREIVLVTSGAIAAALDILGLDRRPSDVIAQQAAASVGQGLLIAAYTQAFAVHGLHVGQVLLTESDVVQRETYRNARACLGALLTAGIVPIVNENDAVATAEIRFGDNDRLAALVAQAIGADLLVVLTDVDGLYTAPPGSPGAHKIDCVENFDDLRELSIGSVGSAVGTGGMVTKLDAAHIAVTTGTAVVLTHAGLLSPALSGEQMGTFFPAHPGRRRTRLVWLRCATRGAGQLIVDEGAVQALVSRRCSLLAVGIVRVDGAFGAGAPVDICDTSQRLIARGLVAHSSDDIREMAGLRAEVLRMSKGERFVRAVVHRDDLVLLGGAASRRHSD, encoded by the coding sequence GTGACCCCTCCCGCGCGAGTGCCGGCGAAACTCACCACCCGAGAGGGTATCGCCGACGCTCAGAGAATTGTGATCAAGGTCGGATCCTCGTCCCTGACGACCGCCGACGGACATTTAGACCGGGCCAGGATTAACGACCTTGTGGATGTGATTGCTCGCACGCATCGCGACGGACGAGAAATCGTGCTGGTGACCTCGGGCGCGATTGCCGCGGCACTGGATATTCTCGGCCTAGATCGCCGTCCCAGCGATGTGATCGCCCAGCAAGCTGCCGCCAGTGTGGGCCAGGGCCTTTTGATTGCCGCCTATACCCAGGCTTTTGCCGTCCATGGTTTGCATGTGGGGCAGGTTCTGCTCACTGAATCCGATGTTGTACAGCGAGAAACTTATCGCAATGCCCGCGCATGTTTGGGGGCGTTGCTCACCGCCGGCATCGTGCCCATCGTCAACGAAAATGATGCGGTAGCCACCGCTGAGATTCGTTTCGGCGACAACGACCGGCTCGCGGCGCTGGTTGCTCAAGCAATTGGAGCTGACCTGCTGGTGGTTCTCACCGATGTAGACGGGTTGTATACCGCGCCGCCGGGCAGTCCAGGTGCGCACAAGATTGACTGCGTCGAGAATTTTGATGATCTGCGCGAGCTCAGCATTGGATCGGTTGGGTCCGCCGTTGGAACCGGTGGCATGGTCACCAAACTGGATGCGGCGCATATCGCTGTTACGACCGGCACCGCCGTGGTGTTAACCCACGCCGGTTTGCTGTCGCCAGCATTGTCGGGTGAACAGATGGGAACGTTCTTCCCCGCGCATCCGGGGCGGCGCCGTACCCGCCTGGTGTGGTTGCGATGCGCTACACGCGGTGCGGGCCAGCTGATTGTCGATGAGGGTGCGGTTCAGGCCCTGGTGTCACGACGCTGCTCACTTTTAGCTGTGGGCATTGTTCGAGTGGATGGTGCCTTCGGGGCGGGTGCGCCGGTGGACATCTGCGACACCTCGCAGCGCCTCATTGCCCGAGGGCTCGTGGCCCATTCCAGCGACGATATTCGAGAGATGGCTGGTTTGCGCGCCGAGGTGCTGCGAATGTCCAAGGGCGAGCGGTTTGTGCGTGCGGTGGTGCACCGGGATGATCTGGTGCTGCTCGGTGGTGCTGCCTCTCGCCGCCACTCGGATTGA